The DNA segment AAGGTAGTAGTAGATGGAGAAGATACTGGCCACGGCAAGGCAGATTGCCAGCCACAACTGGCCGGCCTGCAGCGCGGCATAAAAGATGAACCACTTGCCCATGAATCCCATCGTAGGCGGAATGCCGCCCAATGAGAGCATAAAGATGAGCATTACGTAGGCCGGAAGGGGATCGCGTTTGGCCAGCCCGCGCACGTCATCCAGCGTCTGGACGTCGTGTCCGCGCCGCGTGAGCCATACCAGAACGCCAAACGCGCCGAGGGTCATCAGGGTATAGGCCAGCAGGTAGAAGATGGCTGCGCCCATGGCGGCATTGTGTGTCAGCCTGGAGCCGGCAACGCCCGCCGCGCTGACAGCCACCAGGAGGTAGCCGGCGTGCGCGATCGACGAGTAGGCCAGCATCCGTTTCACATTCTGCTGAGCAATCGCCCACAGGTTGCCGCCAAACATCGAGAGGACCGCCATCACCTGAATGGCCGTCAGCCAGAACTCCGAAAGCGTTACAAACGCGTTCAGTACGCGCAGGATGGCCGCAAATGCCGCTACCTTGGCCGCGCATGCCATGAAGGCAGCCGCGGAGGTTGGCGCGCCTTCGTACACATCCGGCGCCCATGCATGGAACGGCACCAGCGCGGCCTTGAAGCCAAGGCCCACCAGCAAGAGCGCAAGGCCCGCCACAAGCATGCCGGAGGGATGCTCCACATGGAGTGCGGTGGCCAGGTGCGTGAGGTTGGTCGTTCCAGGCGTTGCCTGGCTCGACGAGCCGCCGTAGATGAGCGCGATGCCGTAGAGCAGAAAGCCGGAGGCGAATGCCCCGAGCAAGAAGTACTTGAGCGCTGCTTCGTCACTGCGCGGGTTGGCGGTATCGAAACCGGCCAGCACATAGAATGCAACCGAAAGGATCTCCACGGCAATGAACAGCGTGATCAGATCGTTGGCGCTTGCCATGATCATGCCGCCACACGTTGCGAAGAGCACCAGCGCATGGTACTCGCCGTGGTTGATGCCGCGGTTTTGCAGATAGGTCATGCCCAGCAGCACTGCGACCGCGGCGGCCAGCAGCAGCACCAATCCGCATGCCGTGGCGAAAGAATCGACGTTCAGCGACCCGTTGAACGCCAGCGTCGGCTGCCAGCCGATGTCATCCAT comes from the Armatimonadota bacterium genome and includes:
- a CDS encoding NADH-quinone oxidoreductase subunit N: MILSNAGSMHALLPVIVVAVTGMVVLLGDACIGFWRRQGWISGVLSVLGVAVAAAISLGHMDDIGWQPTLAFNGSLNVDSFATACGLVLLLAAAVAVLLGMTYLQNRGINHGEYHALVLFATCGGMIMASANDLITLFIAVEILSVAFYVLAGFDTANPRSDEAALKYFLLGAFASGFLLYGIALIYGGSSSQATPGTTNLTHLATALHVEHPSGMLVAGLALLLVGLGFKAALVPFHAWAPDVYEGAPTSAAAFMACAAKVAAFAAILRVLNAFVTLSEFWLTAIQVMAVLSMFGGNLWAIAQQNVKRMLAYSSIAHAGYLLVAVSAAGVAGSRLTHNAAMGAAIFYLLAYTLMTLGAFGVLVWLTRRGHDVQTLDDVRGLAKRDPLPAYVMLIFMLSLGGIPPTMGFMGKWFIFYAALQAGQLWLAICLAVASIFSIYYYLRVVWVMCFQEPAEGATEPTRRRWEGGAALSMASTAAGTLLFGVLPGLAQGLMAAAASIIRP